A genome region from Microcella alkaliphila includes the following:
- a CDS encoding type IV toxin-antitoxin system AbiEi family antitoxin domain-containing protein gives MAAEAKYREVVREIALDHYGYVTTREAAEAGVPPIELPKLAARGGVENVAYGLYRVADIPPTPYDQYAEALLRVGEDAYLHGESVLALFGLADVNPRQVKVAVPRRARPRLPAYIELTQVTPGARTTLYEGLRAQPVADALIECRGRIQDERLLSAAKQARAEGLLTTAEWQHVRKELQR, from the coding sequence ATGGCGGCTGAAGCGAAGTACCGGGAAGTGGTGCGCGAGATCGCGCTCGACCACTATGGCTACGTCACCACGCGGGAAGCAGCGGAGGCTGGGGTCCCGCCGATCGAGCTTCCCAAGCTCGCGGCGCGGGGCGGGGTCGAGAACGTCGCCTACGGCCTGTACCGCGTGGCCGACATCCCTCCAACACCCTACGACCAGTACGCAGAAGCGCTGCTCCGGGTCGGAGAGGACGCGTATCTGCACGGCGAGTCCGTCCTAGCACTGTTCGGTCTTGCCGACGTGAATCCACGGCAGGTGAAGGTCGCCGTCCCGCGCCGCGCCAGGCCGCGACTTCCTGCCTACATCGAGTTGACTCAGGTCACCCCTGGCGCACGCACCACACTCTATGAGGGTCTTCGGGCACAGCCGGTCGCCGACGCACTCATCGAGTGCCGCGGTCGTATCCAGGACGAACGGCTCCTGTCGGCAGCCAAGCAGGCGAGAGCAGAGGGTCTCCTGACGACCGCCGAATGGCAACACGTGCGAAAGGAACTCCAGCGCTGA
- a CDS encoding Ppx/GppA phosphatase family protein: protein MRLGVIDVGSNTVHLLIVDAHPGASPVPHHSERSVLRLMRFIDDDGAITEEGQRMLVEAIGGAARTVAEIGVDDVMATATSAIREAANGEEVLARITRETGVELRVLTGDDEARITMLAVRRWFGWSAGEILLFDIGGGSFEIAQGVDEYPDAQVSLPLGAGRATINFLRDDPPPREAVSRLRAHARAAFTEARDTIFADRPAPTRVVGTSKTIRSIGRLVGGPADPVTGAPAPIHYAGLKEWEPTMREMPSDVRQYLPGITPERSYQILAGAILLRTAMKVFDVSTLTVSPWALREGLVLRYIDGLD from the coding sequence ATGCGCCTCGGAGTGATCGACGTCGGATCCAACACCGTCCACCTGCTCATCGTCGATGCGCACCCGGGCGCCAGCCCCGTGCCGCACCACTCGGAGCGCTCGGTACTGCGGCTCATGCGTTTCATTGACGACGACGGCGCCATCACCGAGGAGGGGCAACGGATGCTCGTTGAGGCGATCGGGGGAGCGGCGCGCACTGTCGCCGAGATCGGCGTCGATGACGTCATGGCGACGGCCACCTCGGCGATCCGCGAGGCGGCGAACGGCGAGGAGGTGCTCGCCCGCATCACGCGGGAGACCGGTGTCGAGCTGCGGGTGCTGACCGGCGACGATGAGGCCCGAATCACGATGCTCGCCGTGCGCCGCTGGTTCGGCTGGTCGGCCGGCGAGATCCTGCTGTTCGACATCGGCGGCGGCTCCTTCGAGATCGCGCAGGGGGTCGATGAGTACCCCGACGCGCAGGTCTCTCTGCCGCTCGGTGCGGGCCGCGCGACCATCAACTTCTTGCGTGACGACCCGCCGCCACGTGAGGCGGTGTCGCGCCTCCGGGCGCACGCCCGGGCCGCCTTTACCGAGGCGCGCGACACGATCTTTGCGGACCGGCCGGCGCCCACTCGCGTGGTGGGAACATCCAAGACCATTCGCTCGATCGGGCGACTGGTCGGCGGTCCGGCTGACCCGGTGACGGGGGCGCCCGCCCCGATTCACTACGCGGGCCTCAAGGAGTGGGAGCCGACGATGCGCGAGATGCCGTCGGACGTGCGCCAGTACCTGCCCGGCATCACCCCCGAACGCAGCTACCAGATCCTCGCCGGCGCGATCCTGCTGCGCACGGCGATGAAGGTGTTCGACGTATCGACGCTGACGGTGTCGCCGTGGGCGCTGCGCGAGGGCCTCGTGCTGCGCTACATCGACGGGCTCGACTAG
- a CDS encoding type II toxin-antitoxin system RelE/ParE family toxin has translation MTSTAARVLRVAAPARDDLRGVLEWSETVFGEEARARYEELITRAISMLLADPLSPGVHARPELLTHAHFFHLKSVAQRTVRQPRHVLYFTFDESTLVLLRVLHERQDPQA, from the coding sequence GTGACCTCCACCGCCGCGCGTGTACTTCGCGTTGCAGCTCCGGCCCGTGATGACCTGCGCGGCGTTCTTGAATGGAGTGAAACAGTCTTCGGTGAGGAGGCTCGGGCGCGATACGAAGAGCTCATCACGCGAGCAATTTCCATGCTGCTCGCCGATCCACTTTCTCCCGGGGTTCACGCGCGACCTGAACTCCTCACGCACGCCCACTTCTTTCATCTGAAAAGCGTGGCGCAACGCACCGTGCGTCAGCCGCGCCACGTGCTGTACTTCACGTTTGACGAATCCACGCTGGTGCTACTGCGAGTGCTGCACGAGCGACAAGACCCACAGGCTTAG
- a CDS encoding ASCH domain-containing protein encodes MTTPLPDIDRAAAEAMWRAYADAHPETVAATQDWTVEYFGDSPTLADELLGLVLDGTKRATAALVVEFIAEGEALPRIGSHWIACDGAGVPRVVLRSTEFRLATFDEVDERFAFDEGEDDRTLATWREGHRRYWERTAAARGGTWSPEQQIVLERFTVVWPPEHRD; translated from the coding sequence ATGACCACGCCACTTCCCGACATCGATCGCGCGGCGGCCGAGGCGATGTGGCGCGCGTACGCCGACGCGCATCCCGAGACGGTGGCTGCGACTCAAGACTGGACGGTCGAGTACTTCGGCGACTCGCCCACCCTCGCGGACGAACTGCTGGGCCTCGTGCTCGACGGCACGAAGCGTGCGACCGCAGCCCTCGTGGTCGAGTTCATTGCCGAAGGAGAAGCCCTGCCCCGCATCGGTTCGCACTGGATCGCCTGCGACGGCGCAGGCGTTCCTCGCGTGGTGCTGCGCTCGACCGAGTTTCGGCTCGCGACCTTCGACGAGGTGGATGAACGGTTCGCCTTCGATGAGGGAGAGGACGACCGCACGCTAGCCACCTGGCGCGAGGGTCACCGGCGCTATTGGGAGCGCACGGCGGCCGCCCGCGGCGGCACGTGGTCGCCCGAGCAGCAGATCGTGCTCGAGCGTTTCACCGTGGTCTGGCCGCCCGAGCACCGAGACTGA
- a CDS encoding type II toxin-antitoxin system PemK/MazF family toxin codes for MVWVDFGSEPAKRRPAVVIQDNWLLASEISTVLVVPLTSNVDLEPFPGNALIPAVTSGLDRDSVAVISQVGPVSREFIEPFAVGSLPPYLLGKVSAGVRLVAGL; via the coding sequence GTGGTGTGGGTCGACTTCGGCTCTGAACCGGCGAAGCGGCGCCCCGCAGTGGTGATTCAAGACAACTGGCTCCTCGCGTCGGAGATCTCGACGGTGCTCGTCGTACCCCTGACCTCGAATGTCGACCTCGAACCGTTTCCGGGAAACGCCCTAATCCCCGCCGTCACGAGTGGCCTCGATCGCGACTCCGTTGCCGTCATCTCGCAGGTAGGACCCGTGAGTCGCGAGTTCATCGAACCGTTCGCTGTCGGGTCGTTACCTCCGTATCTGCTTGGCAAAGTGTCGGCAGGTGTCCGGCTGGTCGCCGGGCTGTAA
- a CDS encoding CopG family transcriptional regulator, which translates to MKTAISIPERDFERFERVASRHGMNRSQFYREAARRLADELENEGELTRLANAVLARSRAVNNDTDDFVRESERTIETGTDW; encoded by the coding sequence ATGAAAACGGCGATCTCAATTCCGGAGCGCGACTTCGAGCGGTTTGAGCGCGTGGCGTCCCGTCACGGCATGAATCGCTCGCAGTTTTACCGTGAGGCAGCGCGGCGCCTCGCTGACGAACTGGAGAACGAAGGTGAACTCACTCGGCTTGCCAACGCCGTTCTCGCGCGCTCACGGGCAGTTAACAACGACACTGACGACTTCGTGCGCGAGTCGGAGCGCACCATCGAGACCGGTACTGACTGGTGA
- a CDS encoding MBL fold metallo-hydrolase codes for MKVTKREHACLVVEHAGASLVIDPGSFTTPFLVENLAAIVVTHEHADHVTPEHLERLLEGRSETPLFAPRGVAEAHPGFSWHVVDGGDVVDAAPFELAFFGGRHAMIHRSIPLVDNVGVMVNETLYYPGDSFTVPDRAVDTLAVPSSAPWLKIGEVMDYLDSVRPRRSFPTHERVNSEAGQAMANARIRHVTELHGGVFTALEPGDTIDLDGGAA; via the coding sequence ATGAAGGTCACCAAGCGTGAGCATGCCTGCCTCGTCGTCGAGCACGCGGGCGCGTCTCTCGTCATCGACCCGGGGTCGTTCACGACACCGTTCCTCGTCGAGAACCTCGCCGCGATCGTCGTCACCCACGAGCATGCCGACCACGTCACCCCCGAACACCTGGAGCGGTTGCTTGAGGGGCGATCCGAGACGCCGCTGTTCGCGCCTCGGGGAGTCGCCGAGGCGCATCCCGGATTCTCGTGGCACGTCGTCGACGGGGGCGACGTCGTCGACGCGGCTCCCTTCGAGCTGGCGTTCTTCGGCGGGCGGCACGCCATGATCCATCGTTCCATTCCGCTGGTCGACAACGTCGGCGTGATGGTGAACGAGACGCTGTACTACCCGGGCGACTCATTCACGGTGCCCGACCGCGCCGTCGACACGCTCGCGGTGCCGTCGAGCGCTCCGTGGCTGAAGATAGGCGAGGTCATGGACTACCTCGACTCGGTGCGACCGCGGCGCTCGTTCCCCACCCACGAGCGCGTCAACTCTGAGGCGGGGCAGGCGATGGCGAACGCGCGCATCCGCCACGTGACCGAGCTGCACGGCGGGGTGTTCACCGCGCTCGAGCCGGGCGACACGATCGACCTCGACGGGGGTGCGGCGTGA
- a CDS encoding metal-sensitive transcriptional regulator, whose protein sequence is MIDDIKKRALHRAKILQGQMRGLEKMIDADEYCVDIITQSLAIQKSLSSLNKLLVENHLRTHVTDMFDAGGEEREKAVAELISVYELQNNRGR, encoded by the coding sequence ATGATCGACGACATCAAGAAGCGGGCGCTGCACCGCGCGAAAATCCTGCAGGGGCAGATGCGCGGGCTCGAGAAGATGATCGACGCCGACGAGTACTGCGTCGACATCATCACCCAGTCGCTCGCCATCCAGAAGAGCCTGTCGAGCCTCAACAAGCTGCTCGTCGAGAACCACCTGCGCACCCACGTGACCGACATGTTCGACGCCGGGGGAGAGGAACGCGAGAAGGCCGTCGCCGAGCTGATCTCCGTGTACGAACTACAGAACAACCGGGGCCGCTGA
- a CDS encoding diacylglycerol/lipid kinase family protein, giving the protein MSARKRVVVAINPNAAFGRGREVGPAVVTTLRALGHEVTSLTELDFPQLLEATRRELTDKPDALVVVGGDGMVALGVMALAGNRIPLGIVPSGTGNDVCRGLGIPVDDTEAAIDLLARQLLLPPRVIDSGTIAHGGGETRFACILSAGFDALVNERANRMRFPRGRSRYTLALLVELAKLRPIEYTLELDGESRVEKALLVAVANNLSFGGGMKVAPDARLDDGLFDVVLVKPLSRLAFLRIYPRVFAGTHVGDPRVIVKRASRVSIAASGVVAYADGERVAPLPITATVDARSLRVLAPRPENGAV; this is encoded by the coding sequence ATGTCGGCGCGCAAGCGCGTCGTCGTCGCGATCAACCCGAACGCCGCTTTCGGGCGCGGACGAGAGGTGGGTCCCGCGGTCGTCACCACCCTCCGCGCGCTGGGTCACGAGGTGACGAGCCTCACCGAGCTTGACTTTCCGCAGTTGCTGGAGGCCACCCGGCGCGAGCTGACAGACAAGCCCGACGCCCTCGTCGTGGTCGGCGGCGATGGCATGGTCGCCCTGGGGGTGATGGCGCTCGCCGGCAACCGCATCCCGCTCGGGATCGTGCCGAGCGGAACCGGCAACGACGTGTGCCGGGGTCTCGGCATTCCGGTCGACGACACCGAGGCGGCGATCGACCTGCTCGCCCGCCAGCTGCTGCTGCCGCCGCGGGTCATCGATTCGGGCACGATCGCCCACGGTGGTGGCGAGACCCGTTTCGCGTGCATCCTGTCGGCGGGCTTTGACGCGCTCGTCAACGAACGGGCCAATCGCATGCGCTTCCCTCGCGGACGCAGCCGCTACACGCTCGCTTTGCTCGTCGAGCTCGCCAAACTTCGACCGATTGAGTACACGCTCGAGCTCGACGGAGAGTCCCGCGTCGAGAAGGCGCTGCTCGTCGCGGTGGCCAACAACCTCTCCTTCGGCGGAGGCATGAAGGTCGCGCCCGACGCGAGGCTCGACGATGGACTCTTCGACGTCGTGCTCGTGAAACCGCTGTCGCGCCTCGCGTTCCTGCGCATCTACCCGCGCGTGTTCGCGGGCACGCACGTGGGCGACCCGCGCGTGATCGTGAAGCGCGCATCCCGCGTCTCGATCGCCGCGAGCGGCGTCGTCGCGTACGCCGACGGCGAGCGCGTCGCGCCGCTGCCGATCACCGCGACGGTGGATGCTCGATCGCTTCGCGTGCTCGCCCCACGCCCCGAAAACGGCGCCGTCTGA
- a CDS encoding DUF2200 domain-containing protein, which yields MSRLSEMSVARVYPLYVQKLERKGRSQAELDEVITWLTGLDRAQVQAHLDAGSSFEEFFAASTLNPNASAITGVICGIRVEDMTDPLDQKVRYLDKLVDELAKGKAMEKVLRS from the coding sequence ATGAGCCGCCTGTCGGAGATGAGCGTCGCCCGCGTGTATCCGCTGTACGTGCAGAAGCTCGAGCGGAAGGGCCGAAGCCAGGCCGAACTCGACGAGGTCATCACGTGGCTGACCGGACTCGACCGCGCGCAGGTGCAGGCCCACCTCGATGCGGGCAGCAGTTTCGAGGAGTTCTTTGCGGCGTCAACGCTGAACCCGAACGCCTCGGCGATCACCGGGGTCATCTGTGGCATTCGGGTCGAAGACATGACCGATCCGCTTGATCAAAAGGTTCGCTACCTCGACAAGCTGGTCGATGAACTGGCGAAGGGCAAGGCTATGGAGAAGGTGCTGCGGTCATGA
- the leuC gene encoding 3-isopropylmalate dehydratase large subunit gives MTADTAGSNRPKTLAEKVWESHLVAKGENGEPDLLYIDLHLVHEVTSPQAFDGLRMAGRPVRRPDLTIATEDHNTPTLDIHKPIAEPTSRTQIETLRKNAAEFGIRLHSLGDVEQGIVHVVGPQLGLTMPGITVVCGDSHTSTHGAFGALAMGIGTSEVEHVLATQTLPLKPFKTMAITVEGELKPGVTAKDIILAVIAKIGTGGGQGYVLEYRGSAIRSLSMDGRMTICNMSIEAGARAGMVAPDQTTYDYLKGRPHAPTGDDWDAAIAHWETLRTDDDAVFDAEVFLDAGELEPFVTWGTNPGQGVSLSQSVPDPSTIIDPNERAAAERALEYMDLPAGTPMKDIAVDAVFMGSCTNSRLDDLRAFASIIKGQKKADGVRVMVVPGSARVRLEAEAEGLHHIIEEFGAEWRFAGCSMCLGMNPDQLAPGERCASTSNRNFEGRQGKGGRTHLVSPLVAAATAIRGTLSSPADLIAMGIEVDPAYTGIEGVSA, from the coding sequence ATGACCGCTGACACCGCTGGATCAAACCGCCCCAAGACCCTCGCCGAGAAGGTCTGGGAGTCGCATCTCGTCGCCAAGGGCGAGAACGGCGAACCCGACCTGCTGTACATCGATCTGCACCTCGTGCACGAGGTGACGAGCCCCCAAGCATTCGACGGGCTGCGGATGGCCGGACGCCCGGTTCGCCGCCCCGACCTGACGATCGCGACGGAAGACCACAACACGCCGACGCTCGACATCCACAAGCCGATCGCTGAGCCCACCAGCCGTACGCAGATCGAGACGCTGCGCAAGAACGCTGCGGAGTTCGGTATCCGCCTGCACTCTCTCGGCGACGTCGAGCAGGGCATCGTGCACGTTGTCGGCCCCCAACTCGGCCTGACTATGCCGGGCATCACTGTCGTGTGCGGAGACTCGCACACGTCGACCCACGGCGCGTTCGGCGCCCTCGCGATGGGTATCGGCACGAGCGAGGTCGAGCACGTACTCGCCACGCAGACCCTGCCGCTGAAGCCGTTCAAGACGATGGCGATCACCGTCGAGGGCGAATTGAAGCCCGGGGTGACCGCGAAAGACATCATCCTCGCCGTCATCGCGAAGATCGGCACCGGTGGCGGCCAGGGCTACGTGCTCGAATACCGCGGCAGCGCCATCCGATCGCTGTCGATGGATGGCCGCATGACGATCTGCAACATGTCGATCGAGGCGGGCGCGCGGGCCGGTATGGTCGCCCCCGACCAGACCACCTACGACTATCTCAAGGGTCGCCCGCACGCCCCCACGGGCGACGACTGGGATGCGGCGATCGCCCACTGGGAGACCTTGAGAACCGACGACGACGCCGTGTTCGACGCCGAGGTGTTCCTCGACGCAGGCGAGCTCGAGCCGTTCGTGACCTGGGGCACCAACCCCGGCCAGGGCGTGTCGCTCAGCCAGAGCGTTCCCGACCCGTCGACGATCATCGACCCGAACGAGCGTGCCGCCGCCGAGCGCGCTCTCGAATACATGGACCTCCCCGCCGGCACCCCCATGAAAGACATCGCGGTCGACGCCGTCTTCATGGGCTCGTGCACCAACAGCCGCCTCGATGATCTGCGGGCGTTCGCGTCCATCATCAAGGGGCAGAAGAAGGCCGACGGCGTGCGCGTCATGGTCGTTCCGGGTTCGGCGCGCGTGCGCCTCGAAGCCGAGGCGGAGGGCCTGCATCACATCATCGAAGAGTTCGGTGCCGAGTGGCGCTTCGCCGGCTGCTCCATGTGTCTCGGCATGAACCCCGACCAGCTCGCTCCCGGTGAGCGCTGCGCCTCGACGAGCAACCGCAACTTCGAAGGGCGTCAGGGCAAGGGCGGGCGCACGCACCTCGTATCGCCGCTCGTCGCCGCCGCGACCGCCATTCGGGGCACGCTGTCGAGCCCGGCCGACCTCATCGCGATGGGCATCGAGGTCGACCCGGCCTACACCGGCATCGAGGGAGTGAGCGCGTAA
- the leuD gene encoding 3-isopropylmalate dehydratase small subunit codes for MEKITQVTGVAVPFRRSNVDTDQIIPAVYLKRVTKTGYDDGLFSSWRQDPDFILNQPAYQGARILIAGPDFGTGSSREHAVWALRDFGFRAVISPKFADIFRGNAGKQGLLTGVVDEATVERLWAELETQPGMEATVDLVARTVSVGNITVEFEIDDYTRWRLLEGLDDIGLTLRNEQAITDFEGRREAWRPTTLPAR; via the coding sequence ATGGAAAAGATCACCCAGGTCACCGGCGTGGCCGTCCCCTTCCGCCGGTCGAATGTCGACACCGACCAGATCATCCCCGCCGTCTACCTGAAGCGCGTCACGAAGACCGGCTACGACGACGGGCTGTTCTCCTCCTGGCGACAGGACCCCGACTTCATCCTGAACCAGCCTGCCTATCAGGGCGCGCGCATCCTGATCGCCGGTCCCGACTTCGGAACCGGATCGAGCCGTGAGCACGCCGTATGGGCGCTCCGCGACTTCGGATTCCGCGCCGTCATCAGCCCCAAATTCGCCGACATCTTCCGCGGCAACGCGGGGAAGCAGGGCCTGCTGACCGGGGTCGTCGATGAGGCCACCGTCGAGCGGCTCTGGGCCGAGCTCGAAACCCAGCCCGGCATGGAGGCGACCGTCGACCTCGTCGCTCGCACGGTCAGCGTCGGGAATATCACCGTTGAGTTCGAGATTGACGACTACACCCGCTGGCGACTGCTGGAGGGGCTCGACGACATCGGGCTGACCCTGCGCAACGAGCAGGCCATCACCGACTTTGAGGGACGCCGCGAAGCCTGGCGTCCGACCACCCTGCCCGCCCGGTAA
- the murA gene encoding UDP-N-acetylglucosamine 1-carboxyvinyltransferase produces the protein MNSLTKDSLKSAARVGLAGDTLRIHGGKPLTGRIEVRGAKNLVTKAMVAALLGDSPSTLKGVPEISDVHVVKGLLEAHGVLVDASEPGVLVLDPTNVVSAHFAEINAHAGSSRIPILFCGPLLHQLGEAFIPDLGGCKIGDRPIDFHLDALRALGAVVKKLPHGIHLTAPNGLTGAHIELPFPSVGATEQVLLSAVRARGTTELKNAAIEPEIMDLIAILQKMGAIISVEPNRVIVIEGVEKLRGYLHTAIFDRNEAASWAAAALATRGDITVGGAEQQELMTFLNVYRKVGGEFDVLEDGIRFWHPGSPLTPVQIETDVHPGFMTDWQQPMVVALTQADGVSVVHETVYENRFGFTDALNEMGANIVVHKDGIASITRRVPRRKLEQAAVVTGPTPLHGADVRVPDLRGGFSHLIAALAADGTSTISNVGIIARGYELFLDKLQQLGAEFEVVAADA, from the coding sequence ATGAACTCCCTCACGAAGGACTCGCTGAAGTCGGCTGCTCGCGTCGGCCTCGCCGGAGACACCCTGCGCATCCATGGTGGCAAGCCCCTGACGGGGCGTATCGAGGTGCGCGGCGCCAAGAATCTCGTCACCAAGGCGATGGTCGCGGCGCTGCTCGGCGACAGCCCGAGCACGCTGAAGGGCGTCCCCGAGATCAGCGACGTTCACGTCGTGAAGGGTCTTCTCGAGGCGCACGGCGTGCTGGTTGACGCCTCTGAGCCCGGAGTGCTCGTGCTCGACCCGACCAACGTCGTCAGTGCGCACTTCGCCGAGATCAACGCCCACGCGGGCTCCAGCCGCATCCCGATCCTGTTCTGCGGGCCGCTGTTGCACCAGCTGGGTGAGGCGTTCATTCCCGACCTCGGCGGCTGCAAGATCGGTGACCGGCCGATCGACTTCCACCTCGATGCGTTGCGGGCGCTCGGCGCCGTCGTCAAGAAGCTGCCGCACGGCATCCACCTCACCGCTCCGAACGGGCTGACCGGTGCGCACATCGAGTTGCCCTTCCCGAGCGTCGGCGCGACCGAGCAGGTGCTCCTGTCGGCCGTCCGCGCGCGCGGCACGACCGAGCTGAAGAACGCGGCAATCGAGCCCGAGATCATGGACCTCATCGCGATCCTGCAGAAGATGGGCGCCATCATCTCGGTCGAGCCGAACCGCGTCATCGTCATCGAGGGCGTCGAGAAGCTGCGCGGCTACCTGCACACGGCGATCTTCGACCGCAACGAGGCCGCGAGCTGGGCCGCGGCCGCTCTCGCCACGCGCGGCGACATCACCGTCGGCGGCGCCGAGCAGCAAGAACTCATGACGTTCTTGAACGTCTACCGCAAGGTGGGCGGCGAATTCGACGTGCTGGAAGACGGGATCCGCTTCTGGCACCCCGGAAGCCCGCTCACGCCCGTCCAGATCGAAACGGACGTGCACCCCGGCTTCATGACCGACTGGCAACAGCCGATGGTCGTCGCGCTCACGCAGGCCGATGGCGTCTCGGTCGTGCACGAGACGGTGTACGAGAACCGGTTCGGATTCACGGACGCGCTCAATGAGATGGGCGCCAACATCGTGGTCCACAAGGACGGCATCGCCTCGATCACACGTCGCGTGCCGCGACGCAAGCTCGAGCAGGCCGCCGTCGTCACCGGCCCGACGCCACTGCACGGCGCCGATGTACGCGTGCCCGACCTGCGCGGCGGCTTCAGTCACCTGATCGCCGCGCTCGCCGCCGACGGCACCTCGACCATCTCGAACGTCGGCATCATCGCGCGCGGATACGAGCTGTTCCTCGACAAGCTGCAGCAGCTCGGAGCCGAGTTCGAGGTCGTCGCGGCCGACGCGTGA
- a CDS encoding lysophospholipid acyltransferase family protein, protein MTSAPVSAPARRRGPERTPLWWLIAAILLPPLTLMARYDVIDGHKLPKRGAFILSPNHYSEIDPVIMGRFMWKLKRVPRFLAKASLFRNTFLGAVLRASGQIPVEREGRGRSDAPLKAAQQLVDRELAVIIYPEGTLTRDPDMWPMRGKSGAVRMALTAGVPIIPAAHWGTQQIMGRYSKKISFFPRKRIVCKIGDPVDLSDLAGRPLDAATLSEGTARVMDAVTALLADLRGEEPPAERWDPSKHGQKETGRFEQ, encoded by the coding sequence GTGACATCCGCACCCGTCTCCGCCCCCGCGCGCCGCCGCGGACCCGAGCGCACCCCGCTGTGGTGGCTGATCGCCGCCATCCTGCTGCCGCCGCTCACCCTGATGGCCCGCTACGACGTCATCGACGGCCACAAGCTGCCGAAGCGCGGTGCGTTCATCCTCTCGCCGAACCACTACAGCGAGATCGACCCGGTGATCATGGGGCGCTTCATGTGGAAGCTCAAGCGCGTGCCGCGGTTCCTCGCCAAGGCGAGTCTCTTCAGAAACACGTTCCTCGGGGCAGTGCTGCGCGCATCCGGGCAGATTCCCGTCGAGCGCGAGGGTCGAGGCCGGTCCGACGCGCCGCTGAAGGCCGCGCAGCAGCTCGTCGACCGCGAGCTCGCCGTCATCATCTACCCCGAGGGCACGCTCACCCGCGACCCCGACATGTGGCCGATGCGGGGCAAGTCGGGCGCCGTGCGCATGGCGCTCACCGCGGGGGTCCCGATCATTCCCGCCGCGCACTGGGGAACCCAGCAGATCATGGGCCGCTACTCGAAGAAGATCAGCTTCTTTCCGCGCAAACGCATCGTCTGCAAGATCGGTGACCCCGTCGACCTGAGCGACCTCGCCGGCCGCCCCCTGGATGCTGCCACGCTGTCCGAGGGAACGGCGCGCGTCATGGACGCGGTCACCGCGCTGCTCGCCGACCTCCGAGGCGAGGAGCCGCCGGCCGAGCGGTGGGATCCGTCGAAGCACGGCCAGAAAGAAACGGGCCGTTTTGAGCAGTGA